TATCAGCGGTGGCGAGTCGCGTCAACGATGCGTCAAACCCCGTGTGGGCTGCGGGAATGTAAAGAGGGCCCGCACCGAGGAGACGGTGCGGGCCCTCATTGGTTCAGACCTCTGTCGCGCTACTGCTGAGGGGCTGGCGGTGCCTGCGGAGGCTGTTGCTGCGGCCATCCGGCGGGCGGTACGGGCCCCTGCAGATCCGGTTGTCCCGGACCACCCGGCTGGCCCTGCGGACCGGGGTGACCCGGCTGGCCGTGGACAGGTGCGGGCGGACTCCCGGGAGCCTGGGCCTGAGAGGGCAGCGACTGCTGCCAGCCCTGTGGCGGATAGGGCTGCTGACCCTGCGGCGGCTGCTGGCCACCGTACGGCGGCTGCGGCTGGCCCTGCGGGTGCGGCTGTTGCGGCGCGTACGGCTGTCCGGGCATGGGCTGTCCGGGGACGGGCTGCCCCGGCGCCTGCTGGTGGCCCGGCATCGGCGGGGCCAGGTGCGGCGGCGGGTTGCCGTCCGCGGTCCACAACCCCTGCTGCTGCTGAGCGCGAACGAAATCCTCAGCGATCAGGGCGGACAGGTTGAAGTACGCCTCACGGGTCTTGGGGCGCATCATGTCGAGGTCGACCTCGGCGCCGGCCGACAGATGCTCGTCGAAGGGCACCACGATCACACCGCGGCAGCGCGTCTGGAAGTGCTGAACGATGTCCTCGACCTTGATCATCTTTCCGGTCTCGCGGACCCCGGAGATGACCGTGAGGGAACGCTGCACCAGCTCGGCATACCCATGGGCGGAAAGCCAGTCCAGAGTCGTCGACGCACTGCTCGCACCGTCCACGGACGGCGTCGAGACTATGATCAACTGATCCGCCAGATCCAGCACTCCGCGCATCGCGCTGTAGAGCAGACCGGTACCGGAGTCGGTCAGGATGACCGGGTACTGCCTGCCCAGTACGTCGATCGCACGCCGGTAGTCCTCGTCGTTGAACGCCGTGGAGACCGCCGGGTCCACGTCGTTGGCGATGATTTCCAGACCGGAGGGCGCCTGCGAGGTGAACCGGCGGATGTCCATGTACGAGTTGAGGTACGGGATCGCCTGGACCAGGTCACGGATGGTGGCCCCGGTCTCGCGCCGCACCCGGCGGCCGAGCGTGCCTGCGTCCGGGTTGGCGTCGATCGCCAGGATCTTGTCCTGCCGCTCGGTGGCCAGGGTCGCGCCCAGAGCGGTCGTCGTCGTGGTCTTGCCCACGCCGCCCTTGAGGCTGATGACCGCGATCCGGTAGCAGGACAGCACCGGCGTACGGATGAGGTCGAGTTTGCGCTGCCGCTCCGCCTCCTCCTTCTTGCCGCCGAGCTTGAAGCGGGCGGCGTTGGAGGGATTGCGGCTGCTCTTGGCCTTCTGCTTGCCCCGGACCAGGCGGTCGGAGGAGAGCTCGACGGCGGCGGTGTACCCGAGCGGGGCGCCGGGCACGGAACGCTCGCGCTGGTCATGGGTGACCGGGGTGGGCCAGGCGGCACCGGTCCGCGGGTCGACGGGCGCGGCGTGCGGCTGCTGAGGAGCCTGCGGCTGGCCCTGCTGCGCGGGCAGATACGGCGTGGCGGGCGCGGGCAGGTTCGGCGTCTGCGACGGTACGGGCGCGTTCGCGGTGGGCCGGCCGGGGTGTCCTGGCTGGGGGAATCCGTAACCGCCGTGCGGGTTCTGTGCGTCGGGGCCCGGGACGGCCGGGGGCAGCGGGGCGGCGGGCGCCGGCTGACCGGGCTGGCCCTGCTGCGGGAACCCGTGGCCGACCTGCACCCTCTGCTGCGGGAACCCGTAACCGCTCTGCTCGCTCTGCTGCGCGGCATGAGGGGGCGTGGCGGGCGCGGGCAGGTTCGGCGTCTGCGGCGGTACGGGCGCGCTCGCGGTGGGCCCGCCGGGGTGTCCTGGCTGCGGGAATCCATAGCCGCCGTGCGGGGCGGGCTGTCCCGGCACCGGCTGACCTGGCTGGGGGAATCCGTAACCGCCGTGCGGGTTCTGTGCGTCGGGGCCCGGGACGGCCGGAGGCAGCGGCGCGGCGGGCGCCGGCTGACCGGGCTGGCCCTGCTGCGGGAATCCGTAACCTCCCTGCTGCTGCTCAGGAGCAGAGGGAACGGACGGAGCTGCCTGGGCGGGCGTCTGCCACGCGGGCGCCGGCTGAGGACCGTGCTGCGTCGACGGCTGAGCCTGCGGCGGGGCGGACTGGTCGTTGGTCTGCGCGGATACGGGCCACTGCGGCGCGGACATCGGTGCGGCCGGCTGGAAGGCGGGCGGCAGCGGCGGCAGTCCGGTGTTCTGTACCGGGGGCGTCGGAGACCAGGGCTGAACGGGCGCGGGCGGAGTGTCCTGGGGTACGGAGTCGGCCGGGGCGGCGTCCTGGGGTACGGAGTCGGCCGGCTCCTCGGCCGGAACCTCCGGGTCCGTCGGGGCGGCCTCGTCACGGGGGGCGGAGTCGTCGCCGTCGGTGTCCTGTGTCCCGGTGCTCACCGAGTCCTCGGTCTCATCCGCGGAGGCGGCCGGGGAAGCGTCGTCAGTGGTCGCAGCGGCCGGAGCCTCGGTCTGGGGTTCGGCTTGGGTGCCGGCTTCGCCCTCGGTGGAATCGTCCGCTGCGCCCTCCGGACCAGACTCAGAACCCGAGCCGGAACCAGAGTCGGACTCGGACTCGGACTCGGACTCGGACTCCTCAGCCTCCTTGGCCGCGGCCCGCTCCTCCATCTCGCGCTTCAGCGCGGCCGGGGAGAACCGCATGGTCGCCCCGCTCTCGATGTCGCCGCCCCCGAAAGGCTGCGGCGCGGGCTCGGCGGCCGCCTCGGCAGCCGGAGCCGGAGCCGACGGCACAGCATCGGGCGTGGGAGCAGGAGCAGGAGCAGGAGCAGGCACCGGGGCAGGAGCCGGAGCAGGCACGGGTGCCTGGACCTGTGCCGGAGGCGGCGGCGTCGGCGCCCAGTTCGGCTCGAAGCCACTGCCTGCGGGCAGCCCGGGCACGGCCACCGGCGCACCGTTGGGCGGCGGGGGAGGAGGGGTGAGCCCCTGTCGGCCCGCACCCCCGCCCGACGTGTCGCCCGACGCGTTCTGCGTGTACCAGGCCGGCGGGGTGTAGTCGATGGTGAACTCACCCGTCAGCTCGGCGGGCTCCGCGTCGGACTGATCATCGACGGGAATGTTCCAGCCCCCGTGGATCTCGTCCCGATCGCCGTTCACTTTGCCTCCTGGTGTGGTCGAGCACCCTTGTGCCGTGGTGGGTGGGGGCGACCTGTTCGTCCGGTCGGCCCGGCTCTCCCCCTGCAGGACGCGGCCGGCATGCCCGCAGGTTCTTCCGTCGCGCCCTGTCCCACCCTAATCGCCAACAACCTCGGTACGGCAGGCCCGACCACCCGTCGGCGGCTGTCCCGTACGTCACGCCCTGCCCCCAAGTGAACTGAGGGCGGCAGAGCGTCAAGAGATCGTTGGGTCAAAATGGTACAACTGCGTACGGACTGATGGCCGCTCAGTCCATTCGGCGAGCGCTGCCCAACAATCCGGTCTCGGCGTCCGTGGCCTGTGTCATGACGAACTGCCGGTCCCGCGCAGTGCACCAGAGCGTGACGCCGTCCGCAAGAGTGGACAGCGCCTCCGTCTCGGGCCGAGGGAGATGCATGATGCGCCCGATCTGCGCGGCCTCGTCCGGCGAGACGCGCTGTATCCCGACCAGACCCGACTTCTCCATCAGGCGCGGTGCCACCGGGCTCAGATACGGCAGCAGCGTCACCACCGACTGCCAGGGCCCCGAGACCACCCGTCCGCGCGGTGGTCGCATCCCGCAGTCCCGCACCACCACGACCGGGCTGCCGGCCGAAGCGCCCTGCGGCGGCACCCGCCCCACATCGTGCAGCGATATGCACTGCTGCCCGCCGCCCGCAGCTTGGGCCAGCGTCGTCCACGCGGGCGCCCGGCCCGTCTCCACGGTGACCCGCGCACCCGTCGCGGCCGCGCGCAGCGCGAGCACCTGCGCCGTCCACAGGCCGCCGATCAGGGTGACGTCGTACGCCGTGGGGCGGTTGATGCCGAGCACCGCGGGCTTGCTCTCGGCGTCGACGCCGATGACCACTCCGTCGTCGCCGACCGGCAGCGCGAGCGAGGACAGCTGGTCCACCGACAGCGCATGCCGGTCCCGGCGAGGTCCGATCAGTCCGAAGCCGATACGAGGCTTGGCGGCAGGCACAGACATCAGCGGGCTCCCCCGAGCGGCAGTGTGGCGAGCATGCCGGGCAGTTGCTCACGGTCGAGCCGCACCAGCCCGGTCTTGACCCCGCGGGCGGCGCGCTCCAGTTCATGGCGCGCGGCCACCAGTTCCTCGTCGCTGCGCCCGGTGATGCGGACATGCCCGCTGACCGTCACGCCCTGCCGGTCGCCGTGCCCCAGCGTGAGGCTGAAGGTGGTGGCCAGCGCGGGAATGGAGGTGAGCAGGGCGACGAGCTGCGGCATGGGGGCCCCGCCGCCGCCGAGTTGGGGCCAGCGGCTCACCCAGTAGGTGGTGTGGCGGCGGTCGTCGACGCGCCAGGTGCGCGAGGTTTCCTGGGTGCGCGGCGCGGGCGTCTCCGCCCGGCTCGCCTGTGCGATGGCCATCGGGCTGGCGCAGGAAGAGGTGGCGATGGCCGCCGTCAGCTCTTCCTCGGTCAGCACGGTGGCCCGGAATCCGGCGCCGGTCAGCCGGCTCGCCAGCTGGTCGGCAGTCCGCACCAGGCACTTCTGCGCGCCCTCGAGACCGCCGCCGCGCGCCGCCACCGCTTCCGGGCAGAGTTCAGGGTCGAGCTTGAGCGCGATCCAGGTGATCCGTATCGCGGGCGACCCGGTCTGGGCCTGCAGCGGTGCGTAGTTGCGTGCGGCGACCGACTGCTGCGGCAGATGCGGTGCGGGCGCGGGCTGGGTGTGCTGGACGATCTGTGCCGACTCCAGCCGGATGCCGTCGACGTCGAGTACATCGCGCAGCAGAGTCATCGGCAGCGGCCTGGCGGTACGGTCGCAGCGCAGGGCCGTGGCGTCCGACTCGACCTGCAGCAGGGCCGTCAGGAAGGTCCCGTCGCCGATCATGCCCACCGGCCGTCGGTCGCGGTCGCTGTAGGTGTACGTCCGCAGGGCGGGGTCGCACTCGACGACGGGCGCGAGCCCCGGTTCCGTATCGGACGGGAGTACCAGCGATGCGGCCCTGCGCCTGCGCGCCCGGAGCGCGAAGACGGTGGCTAGCCACTCGGGCATCGAGCGCCGGTGTCTGCGCAGCAGGGCCAGCAGCACCAGCAGCGCGGCCGCCACAAAGGCGGGAACCAGCATCAGCGGATCGATCGCCCAGGCCAAAAGGAGCAGCGCAGCGGCGATCTCGATCAGTACGAGTTGTTGCAGTCGGAACGAACCGAAGTGCCCGGGTCGTGCCTTGAGTCGGGGTGCCGCCGGTCCCTGGGACGGCGCGGTGGGCCGTACCGAGGCCTGCCCGTGGGGTGCCGGCCGCACCCGCGTCGCGGAAGCCATTAATCCGCCACCCCCCAGTTCATTAGGCCCCAATTCATCCCGATCACCCCTGTCCGGCCCTGCGTAGCAAGGCTCCTGGCGGCTGGATCACCCTACCCGCCCCACAAGCACCGTCGATCAACAGGCATAGTAGGGGGCCGGTCCGACAACCAGGGCCCGGGGACCGTGCTCACCACAAGGCCCCCGCGGGGAGATCAGTGCCTTCTTTACCAATGGGGACTCATGGCATCACGGCGGGATGAGCTCAACGCGTACACCTTTGCGAAGAAGCGCACGGTGGCGGCATTCCTCCAACCCTCCACCACAGGTACGGAGGAGGGGGCGCCGCGCCCCATGCGTGCCGTCATACCCAGCGTCATCGTCGGTGCGCTGATTCTGGCGGGGTTCGGGGCCTTCGGTATGTTCAAGCCCAAGGCTCCCAAGGACTGGGCGAAGCCCTTCACCAATGTGATCGTCGGCAAGGACTCCACCACGCGCTACGTGGTGCTCACCACCGGCACGGGCAAGAACAAGAAGGTCCTCCTCCACCCCGTACTGAACCTCGCGTCCGCCCGACTGCTGCTCACCCCCCAGCAGTTCAAGGTGATCCAGGTCAGCGACGACATCCTGGACTCGGGCAAACCCCCGCGCGGGCCGATCCTCGGTATCCCCTACGCGCCCGACCGGCTGCCCAGCGCCAAGGAGGCCGCCGAGTCCAAGCGCTGGGCGGTCTGCGAGCAGCCCGGTGGCGGCAAGGGCAACACCGTGCAGAAGGCGACCTTCGTCCTGGGCGAGCGCGATCTGAAGCGGACCGAGGGCGAGCAGCGCCTCAGCGGCGGCCAAGTCCTGTACGTCAAGGGCCAGAACGGGCTGCGCTACCTCGTGGACGCCGGCGGCACCAAGTACTTGGTCCGCGGCAGCCAGTCCGATGCCGGGATCCTCACCCGCGCCCTCGTCGGCAGCAAGCAGCCGCAGTCCGTCACCGACGACTGGCTGGCGACGCTGCACGACGGCACCCCGGTCGACTTTCCCGTCATCCCCGGCCAGGTCGGCGTGAGCGCCGGTATCGGCGGCGGGCTGACGGGCGAGCAGGACAAGGTCGGCATGGTCCTGGAGGCGCAGACCGGCTCCGGGCCACAGCAGTACGTCGTGCTGCCCGGCAAGGTCCAGCCGGTCTCCGGCTTCACCGCCTGGCTGCTCATCAACTCCCCGCAGACCGACACGCTCAATATGCGCGGCGAGGCGGTCGGCGTCGACGCGGCGTCGATCGCCCCGGAAAGCGACTTCTTCGCCGCCCAGAACCGCTGGCCCTCGCTCAGGTCGAAGCAGGTCAACTCCGCGGGCGGCGACCGCGACACCGTCTGCAGCGTGTTGCGCAAGGTCGATGAGAAGGGCCGTACGACCTTGTCCACCTGGGCCGGCTCCGAGTACCCGGCGGAGATCACCGCAGGCGGCACCAGCACCTATGTCACCCCCGGAACCGGCCTTCTCTACACGCAGGTCCAGGGCAAGCAGACCAAGCCCGACGGCTCGCTGTTCCTGGTGACCGACACCGGACTGCGGTACGCCGTCCAGGCGAACGGCGACAGCGACGCGGACCGCTCCGACATCGGCACGGGCGACCAGGAGAAGCAGCAGGACGGCCGCCCCGAGCCCAGCCAGGCGCAGATCCGGCTCGGCTACGAGAAGGTCACTCCGACCCTTGTGCCGATCAACTGGTCGGAGTTCCTGTCCAAGGGGCCCCGGCTCGACACCAACAGCGCGCGTCAGCCGCAGGGTTCGTAGAGGAGTGCGACCGATGCTGCACCTGCGCAGGAAGACCGTTCTGCTGACCGCCGCGGCGGCGCTGACGGGTCTGTCGGCGGTGTCCCCGGCCGCATATGCCGATGAAGCCCCGCACCCGCTGGGCATCAACGGCAGCGGTGAGTGCACCTTCCCGATGAAGAGGCAGATCGAGGGGATCCCCTGGCCGCTCCAGCGGGTGCTGCTCGACGAGCTGTGGCAGGACACCAGGGGCAAGGGCGTCCGGGTCGCGGTCATCGACACCGGCGTGGACAACGACAACGTCCAGCTCAAGTCTGCCGTCGACGCCTCCGCGGGCAAGGACTTCCTCAAGCCCGACAAGGACAGCTCGAGCGACGACAAGCGCGGCAAGACCGATGGCACGGTCGACGACGTCGGCCACGGCACCAAGGTCGCCGGGATCATCGCCGCGCGCCCCCGCAAGGGCACAGGCTTCGTGGGACTCGCGCCCGAGGCCACCATCATCCCGATCCGCCAGAACGACGAGAAGAACAGCGGCAACGACAAGACGATGGCCACGGCGATCGAGCACGCCATCACCAAGGGCGCCGACGTCATCAACATCTCTCAGGACACGACGAAGCCGCTCTCGCTCGACTCGGCCCTCAACAAGGCGATACAGCGGGCGATCCAGAAGAAGATCGTCGTGGTCGCCTCCGCCGGCAACGACGGTATGAACGGCAAGCTGAAGGACACCTACCCCGCCGCGTTCCCGGGCGTTCTCGCCGTGGCCTCCTCCGACCGCAACAACGAACGGGCGGTCTTCTCGCAGGCGGGCGGCTTCGTCGGCATCGCCGCCCCGGGAGTCGACGTCGTCTCCACCGTCCCCGGAAACGGGCAGTGCGTCGACAACGGCACCAGTTTCTCCGCGCCGTACGTCGCCGGGGTCGCGGCGCTGCTGAAGGCCAAGTACCCCGAGTGGACCGTGCCGCAGATCATCGCGCAGATCGAGCAGACCGCCGAGCGCAGCATCAACGGCAAGGACAGCTTCGTCGGTTGGGGCGTGATCGACCCGGTGCGCGCCCTCAGCGGCGACGGCGGCCCGATCGACGCACCGCACGCCGACCCCGGCCCGCCGAAGCCGCCCGCGCCGGAGGCGGCGCATCTGGCGATGACCGAGACGGCTCAGGAACGCAAGGAGCGGTACGCAACCTACGCGTTGGGCATTGGCGTCGTACTGGTGGCAGTGGTCGCCGGGGCGGCAACGGTCATCCGGGACACCCGGCGCAGAAGGGCCCAGTGAGCCAAGTCTCCTTACGGGACTTTGCAGTTGGAACCGTCGTACCAAGTGGATAGAGTGACGGTAGGACTCAGTGAGGACTGTGTCCGGCACGGGGGCGGCATCCAATCGGCTTCCGTCTACAGCGCCGTCGTAGGAAGAAGGGGCACAGATGTCGGGTAAAGACCTGAAGGTAACCAGTAGCGATATTGGGGATCTCTCCGGCAAGATCCAGCACTTCGAGACCACGCTGGGTGAGCGCATCCGCGACCTCAACCGCGTGGTCGACCTCATTCAGGGTGGCTGGAAGGGTGCGGCGAGCGCGCAGTACGACATCACGCAGGCCGAGCTGAACAAGAAGCTTTCGAGCGTGAAGCGTGACCTGGAGAACCTCCAGAACCTGGTGAAGATGAGCGCCGACGGCTTCGACGAGCAGGAGCGGGAGCGCATGTCGTCGTTCGCCAAGATGGAAAACGCTCACACCAAGGCCAACGAGAGCGCCATTCTCGGCATGTGAGTGCCGTCCGCACCGTTCGCTGAACTTCGCCACCAGGAGTAAAGAATGACCATGCAAGTCAACTACGACACAGTGACGCAGGCGGCAAGCGACACCACGAAGACCGCCTCGGACCTGACGGAACAGCTCACCACCCTCATGACCCACGTGAGGAACGTCGCGGGCGGCTGGGACGGTGAGGCCAAGGAGGCCTACGTCGCGATCCAGTCGCAGCTCACCGCCGACATGGACGGACTGACCACGGACCTGCACACGATCGCGCGCCTGCTCCGCGAGTCCGTCGTCGGCTACCAGGACACGGACAAGGGCAACGCCGCTCGCTTCCGCATGATGATGTGACGAGCTCTGCTCCACAGACAGAGGGGTTGCCCGCCTGAGCGGGCAACCCCTCCGTCGTATCCGTCGTACGGCCGTCTACTTGAGGTCGAACTCGCCGTCGCGCGCGCCGAGCACGAACGCGCGCCACTCGGCCTCCGTGTACCGCAGCACCGTCTCGGGCTCCAGCGAGGAGCGCATCGCGACCGCTCCGCCGGGCAGATGCGCGATCTCGACGCGCTCCTCGTCCTTCGCCGTGCCGGGCGCGCTGAGCCACTCCACGCCGGAGATGTCGAGGGCGTACAGCTCTTCCTTCTGGCGTTCCTTCTCGCTTGCGTCAGCCATCGGCGCGGTCCCTCCCAGGTGCGATGAACGAGGTGCGTGACCACACTACTTGGTGCGTTCCGACAGCCTTGACGGCTGCCGGAACGTGTGCTGCGAGGGACTAGTGATCCGCCAGCCAGCCCACCTGGACCAGTGGTGCGCCCCGCTTGCGGGACACGAAGGTGCCACGTCCCGGCGGCATCGGACGCGCCCGGACATTGCCGAGGATGTCTCCCTCGCCCGGGTCGCCGGAGAGGATGACGCCCTGCGCGCCCAGCTCCTTGATCCGTTGCATGAACGACTCGTACATCGACCGTGAAGCTCCCGCCGCGCTGCGCGCGATGATGAAGCGGATGCCGACATCACGCGCGAAGGGCAGATTCTCCACCAGCACCGACAGCGGATTGACGGAGTTGGTGGCGACCAGCTCGTAGTCGTCGACGATGACGAAGAGCTGCGGCCCCGTCCACCAGCTGCGGTCGCGCAGCTGCTGCGGAGTGATGTCCGGCTTCGGCGCACGCTTGCCCATCACCGTGTTGATCGCGTCCATGTGCATTTCCATCGCGGACGTCATCGGCGCGTACTCCAGCAGATGCGAGGCCGGTACGGCCTCCAGCATCGTGCGCCGGTAGTCGCCGACCACGATCCGCGCCTGCTCCGGGGTGTAACGCTCGGAGATCTGCTTGGCAATCAGCCGCAGCAGTGCCGTCTTCCCGGACTCGCTCTCGCCGAAGATCAGGAAGAACGGGTCGCTCTCGAAGTCGACGAACACCGGCTCCAGGTTCGTCTCGTCGATGCCGATCGCGATGCCGTGCTGCGGATACTCGAAGCCCTTGGGCAGCTGCTCGGCGGGCAGCCGGCGCGGCAGCAGCCGGACGGTCGGCGCCGCAGGCCCCGCCCAGTTCCCTTTGACCGCCTGCACGAAGGCGGCCGAGCCCTCCGACAGATCACCGGAGCTGCTGATCGAGTCGATACGCGGCAGAGCCGTCATGAAGTGCAGCTTCTCCGGGACCTGGCCACGGCCCGGCACGCCGGCCGGAACGTTTGCCGCGACCTTGCGGTCGAACTCCGAGTCCATGACGTCACCGAGCCGCAGCTCCAGCCGTCCCAGCATCTGGTCCTTGAGCGCCGCACGCACCTCCATATAGCGGGCGGCGGTGATGATGACATGGATGCCGTAGCCCAGACCGCGGGCCGTGAGATCCGCGACGACCGGCTCCAGCATCTCGTAGTCGTTCTTGAAGCCGCCCCAGCCGTCGATGACCAGGAAGACATCTCCCCAGGCCTCGCCGGGCAGTTCCCCGGCGGCGCGCTTGCGCCGGTAGGTGGCGATGGAATCGATGCTGTTGGCGCGGAAGAACTCCTCACGCCGGTTGAGTACGCCCATCACCTCCGCGACCGCACGGCGCACCCGCTCCGGGTCGAGGCGCGAGGCGACACCGCCGACGTGCGGCAGGTCGGAGAGCGAGGACAGACCGCCACCGCCGAAGTCCAGGGCGTAGAACTGCACTTCGGCCGGGGTGTGGGTGAGCGCGAACGACGAGATCAGCGTCCGCATCAGCGTCGACTTGCCGGACTGCGGGCCGCCGACGACCATCATGTGGCCCGCCGCTCCCGAGAAGTCCCGGTACAGCACCTCGCGGCGCTGCTCGAAGGGCTTGTCGATCAGGCCGAGCGGGACGGTGAGACCGCCAGGACGCGTGTACTCGGTCGCGGTGAGACCGCGGTCCGCGGTCGGCGCGAGACCGGGCAGCAGCTGGTCCAGCGTGGGCGCCTGGTCCAGCGGCGGCAGCCACACCTGGTGGGCGGGCACACCCTGACCCTCCAGCTTGCGCACGATCACATCGAGCACCGTGTCGGCGAGCGCCTCGTCCTCGGCGGCGTTGGCGGCGGCCATCGCGGCCGGGTCGGGTGCCGCGTACACGACCGGTACCTCGGTCGCGGTGAACACCGCGGGCCGCCGATCGATGGGCAGGTGGCCCACCGACAGATCCGGGCCACCGGTGCGGTACGTACCGGAGACGTACGCCGCCTTGAAGCGGGTCATCTCGTCCGTACCGAACTTCAGATAACCGGAACCGGGCACCGACGGCAGGTGGTACGCGTCGGGCACACCCAGTGCCGTGCGCGACTCGGCCGCCGAGAAGGTCCGCAGACCGATCCGGTACGAGAGATAGGTGTCGAGGCCGCGCAGCTTGCCCTCCTCCAGGCGCTGCGAGGCGAGCAGCAGATGCACACCCAGCGAACGGCCGATACGGCCGATCTGAATGAACATGTCGATGAAGTCGGGCTTGGCGGTGAGAAGTTCGGAGAACTCGTCGATGACCAGGACGAGCGAGGCGAGCGGCTCCAGCGGGGCACCCGCGGCGCGTGCCTTCTCGTAGTCGTGGATGTTGGCGTAGTTGCCCGCCGAGCGCAGCAGCTCCTGCCTGCGCTGCAACTCACCGCGGATCGCGTCACCCATGCGGTCGACCAGCGTGAGGTCGTCAGCCAGGTTGGTGATCACGGCCGCGACGTGCGGCATCTGCGACATTCCGGTGAAGGTCGCGCCACCCTTGAAGTCCGCGAGGACGAAGTTCAGCGTCTCCGACGTATGCGTGACCGCGAGACCGAGCACCAGGGTGCGCAGCAGCTCCGACTTACCGGAACCGGTGGCGCCGATGCACAGACCGTGCGGGCCCATGCCCTCCTGCGCGGCCTCCTTGAGGTCCAGCATCACCGGCTGGCCGTCCTCGCCGACACCGATCGGCACCCGAAGCCGCTCGGCCACCGACCGCGGCCGCCAGGTGCGGGCCACATCGATGGACCCGGCGTCGCCCAGATTCAGCAGATCGGTGAAGTCCAGGTTGGCGAGCAGCGGTTCGTCGTCGTCGCCACCGCCCATCCGCAGCGGCGCGAGCTGACGTGAGAGGGCCTCGGCGGCCGGCAGCGAAATCCCGTCCGGCACACCCTCGTACGCGACCCGTGAGCCGGACTCGAGACGCAGCCGCCCGGGCCGTACGACCACCGAAAGACCGCCGCGGGGCTCGTCCAGATCACCGGAGACGACTTCGACGATGGTCACGCCCTGCAGGCCCTCGGCCGCCGCGAACAGCGAGTCCGGCGGCACCATCCCGCCGTCCAGTACGACGATGATGTGCGGCTGGTCCAGGACCGGCTGGTTCTCCCGGCTGAACCGCGACCGCCCGTCGAG
This portion of the Streptomyces sp. NBC_01750 genome encodes:
- a CDS encoding SCO5717 family growth-regulating ATPase; translated protein: MNGDRDEIHGGWNIPVDDQSDAEPAELTGEFTIDYTPPAWYTQNASGDTSGGGAGRQGLTPPPPPPNGAPVAVPGLPAGSGFEPNWAPTPPPPAQVQAPVPAPAPAPVPAPAPAPAPTPDAVPSAPAPAAEAAAEPAPQPFGGGDIESGATMRFSPAALKREMEERAAAKEAEESESESESESDSGSGSGSESGPEGAADDSTEGEAGTQAEPQTEAPAAATTDDASPAASADETEDSVSTGTQDTDGDDSAPRDEAAPTDPEVPAEEPADSVPQDAAPADSVPQDTPPAPVQPWSPTPPVQNTGLPPLPPAFQPAAPMSAPQWPVSAQTNDQSAPPQAQPSTQHGPQPAPAWQTPAQAAPSVPSAPEQQQGGYGFPQQGQPGQPAPAAPLPPAVPGPDAQNPHGGYGFPQPGQPVPGQPAPHGGYGFPQPGHPGGPTASAPVPPQTPNLPAPATPPHAAQQSEQSGYGFPQQRVQVGHGFPQQGQPGQPAPAAPLPPAVPGPDAQNPHGGYGFPQPGHPGRPTANAPVPSQTPNLPAPATPYLPAQQGQPQAPQQPHAAPVDPRTGAAWPTPVTHDQRERSVPGAPLGYTAAVELSSDRLVRGKQKAKSSRNPSNAARFKLGGKKEEAERQRKLDLIRTPVLSCYRIAVISLKGGVGKTTTTTALGATLATERQDKILAIDANPDAGTLGRRVRRETGATIRDLVQAIPYLNSYMDIRRFTSQAPSGLEIIANDVDPAVSTAFNDEDYRRAIDVLGRQYPVILTDSGTGLLYSAMRGVLDLADQLIIVSTPSVDGASSASTTLDWLSAHGYAELVQRSLTVISGVRETGKMIKVEDIVQHFQTRCRGVIVVPFDEHLSAGAEVDLDMMRPKTREAYFNLSALIAEDFVRAQQQQGLWTADGNPPPHLAPPMPGHQQAPGQPVPGQPMPGQPYAPQQPHPQGQPQPPYGGQQPPQGQQPYPPQGWQQSLPSQAQAPGSPPAPVHGQPGHPGPQGQPGGPGQPDLQGPVPPAGWPQQQPPQAPPAPQQ
- the eccE gene encoding type VII secretion protein EccE gives rise to the protein MASATRVRPAPHGQASVRPTAPSQGPAAPRLKARPGHFGSFRLQQLVLIEIAAALLLLAWAIDPLMLVPAFVAAALLVLLALLRRHRRSMPEWLATVFALRARRRRAASLVLPSDTEPGLAPVVECDPALRTYTYSDRDRRPVGMIGDGTFLTALLQVESDATALRCDRTARPLPMTLLRDVLDVDGIRLESAQIVQHTQPAPAPHLPQQSVAARNYAPLQAQTGSPAIRITWIALKLDPELCPEAVAARGGGLEGAQKCLVRTADQLASRLTGAGFRATVLTEEELTAAIATSSCASPMAIAQASRAETPAPRTQETSRTWRVDDRRHTTYWVSRWPQLGGGGAPMPQLVALLTSIPALATTFSLTLGHGDRQGVTVSGHVRITGRSDEELVAARHELERAARGVKTGLVRLDREQLPGMLATLPLGGAR
- the eccB gene encoding type VII secretion protein EccB, encoding MASRRDELNAYTFAKKRTVAAFLQPSTTGTEEGAPRPMRAVIPSVIVGALILAGFGAFGMFKPKAPKDWAKPFTNVIVGKDSTTRYVVLTTGTGKNKKVLLHPVLNLASARLLLTPQQFKVIQVSDDILDSGKPPRGPILGIPYAPDRLPSAKEAAESKRWAVCEQPGGGKGNTVQKATFVLGERDLKRTEGEQRLSGGQVLYVKGQNGLRYLVDAGGTKYLVRGSQSDAGILTRALVGSKQPQSVTDDWLATLHDGTPVDFPVIPGQVGVSAGIGGGLTGEQDKVGMVLEAQTGSGPQQYVVLPGKVQPVSGFTAWLLINSPQTDTLNMRGEAVGVDAASIAPESDFFAAQNRWPSLRSKQVNSAGGDRDTVCSVLRKVDEKGRTTLSTWAGSEYPAEITAGGTSTYVTPGTGLLYTQVQGKQTKPDGSLFLVTDTGLRYAVQANGDSDADRSDIGTGDQEKQQDGRPEPSQAQIRLGYEKVTPTLVPINWSEFLSKGPRLDTNSARQPQGS
- the mycP gene encoding type VII secretion-associated serine protease mycosin; this encodes MLHLRRKTVLLTAAAALTGLSAVSPAAYADEAPHPLGINGSGECTFPMKRQIEGIPWPLQRVLLDELWQDTRGKGVRVAVIDTGVDNDNVQLKSAVDASAGKDFLKPDKDSSSDDKRGKTDGTVDDVGHGTKVAGIIAARPRKGTGFVGLAPEATIIPIRQNDEKNSGNDKTMATAIEHAITKGADVINISQDTTKPLSLDSALNKAIQRAIQKKIVVVASAGNDGMNGKLKDTYPAAFPGVLAVASSDRNNERAVFSQAGGFVGIAAPGVDVVSTVPGNGQCVDNGTSFSAPYVAGVAALLKAKYPEWTVPQIIAQIEQTAERSINGKDSFVGWGVIDPVRALSGDGGPIDAPHADPGPPKPPAPEAAHLAMTETAQERKERYATYALGIGVVLVAVVAGAATVIRDTRRRRAQ
- a CDS encoding WXG100 family type VII secretion target, giving the protein MSGKDLKVTSSDIGDLSGKIQHFETTLGERIRDLNRVVDLIQGGWKGAASAQYDITQAELNKKLSSVKRDLENLQNLVKMSADGFDEQERERMSSFAKMENAHTKANESAILGM
- a CDS encoding WXG100 family type VII secretion target, which produces MTMQVNYDTVTQAASDTTKTASDLTEQLTTLMTHVRNVAGGWDGEAKEAYVAIQSQLTADMDGLTTDLHTIARLLRESVVGYQDTDKGNAARFRMMM
- a CDS encoding DUF397 domain-containing protein gives rise to the protein MADASEKERQKEELYALDISGVEWLSAPGTAKDEERVEIAHLPGGAVAMRSSLEPETVLRYTEAEWRAFVLGARDGEFDLK